The sequence below is a genomic window from Clostridium putrefaciens.
TATTCAATTTAATTACTGCTCCATTTGTTTACCTAAGAAGGAAGATGCAGTTTCAGCGATTTTAAGTTCTAATTCACCAAACTTTTGCTGTTCCTCTTTTGAAAGAATTATAACTGCTCCTATTGCATCTCCTTCTGCTAATATAGGAGATATAACCTGTGCATAGTACTTTTCTGCAGGTTCCTCTTCATTGTAAACTGCAATCAAGTTATCTTTTTCTCTTGACAGCATTATTGGTCTTCTTTCTTCCATAACCTTCTCTAACTCTCCACTAATCTTCTTTTCCATATAATCTTTTTTAGGAGTTCCACTAACTGATATAAACTCATCTCTATCACATATCAATATTATATTCCCTATTGATTGTTGCAAAGAATCTGCATATTCTTTTGAAAAGTCACCTAGTTCTCCTATTGGAGAGTATTTCTTTAATATAACTCCCCCTTCCCTGTCTGTAAATATCTCTAAGGGATCACCTTCTCTAATCCTTAATGTCCTTCTTATTTCCTTAGGTATGACCACTCTTCCAAGGTCATCTATACGTCTAACTATTCCAGTAGCTTTCATTTATTTTCCTCCTTACTTGTTTATTACTATTGATTTATTGCATTATTATTATCTATCAACACATGTAATTTTATACACTATTGTAGGTTTTTATTTTCATATGGCTAATTTAACAAAAGTAATGGCCAAATATGACTTCATTGTCAAAAACAAATAAAAGCTATAAAAAGGTGTAATAACCTTCTTATAGCTTTTATCTTTATCTTATTTATATATTTATATTCTCTTTATATCTTTTAACTTTAAGTTCCTTTTCCCAATCTTTCAATGTATTGTCAAAGGTTTCTTTTTTCTTTGTCTTTAATACCTCATCAGTAATTTGTTGTTTAACTACATCAAATTCTATCACCTCAGGTGTATCTTTAACTCCTGAAACTTTAATTATATGATATCCAAATTGAGACTTTATAGGATCTGATACTTCTCCTTCTTTGAGCTCTTTCATTCCTTTTACAAAGTCCTGGTCATACCCTTCAGTATCATATTCTATAAAAGGTAGTTGTCCACCAGAATCTTTGGTTCCATCAGTTCCATATTCTTTAGCAAGTGCAGCAAAGTCTTCACCTGAATCAATCTTTGATTTTATTAACTTTGAAGTTTCCTCGTCCTTTACCAATATATGAGATACATTAGCTCCTGGTTTTTGTGTATATAATTTTTCTTTATTTTCTTCATAATATGCTTTTGAATCTTCTTCACTTGCTACAACATCTTTTACTATATATTCATGCATTTTAGTCATTGTAGTATCTTCTTTTATAAATTCTTTTAACTCTTCTAAAGTAAGCCCTTGAGCTTTCATAGCTTCCTCGAACTTTTCCTCATCATTTCCGAACATAGTTTTCATATCACCTAATCTTTTTTCAACTTCCGCATCCATTTCTTCTGTTGTTGGTAAAACCTTAAGTTCCTCACCTTTTTTTGTAAATACTTGAAGGGCAACTAATTGATCTACCATTTGAGTTCTAAGATTATTTACTCCTTCTACAGCCTCTGGATTACTTTTATAATCCTCTCCAAATTGTTGAATTATCATTTGATCATAAGGAAGCATTTTCTTATCTAGATCACCTT
It includes:
- the spoVT gene encoding stage V sporulation protein T, producing the protein MKATGIVRRIDDLGRVVIPKEIRRTLRIREGDPLEIFTDREGGVILKKYSPIGELGDFSKEYADSLQQSIGNIILICDRDEFISVSGTPKKDYMEKKISGELEKVMEERRPIMLSREKDNLIAVYNEEEPAEKYYAQVISPILAEGDAIGAVIILSKEEQQKFGELELKIAETASSFLGKQMEQ
- a CDS encoding peptidylprolyl isomerase, coding for MKNIKKMITMAIITVVTLTTAGCNMIEKTPEAIAKTPVAKVANKKITKGDLDKKMLPYDQMIIQQFGEDYKSNPEAVEGVNNLRTQMVDQLVALQVFTKKGEELKVLPTTEEMDAEVEKRLGDMKTMFGNDEEKFEEAMKAQGLTLEELKEFIKEDTTMTKMHEYIVKDVVASEEDSKAYYEENKEKLYTQKPGANVSHILVKDEETSKLIKSKIDSGEDFAALAKEYGTDGTKDSGGQLPFIEYDTEGYDQDFVKGMKELKEGEVSDPIKSQFGYHIIKVSGVKDTPEVIEFDVVKQQITDEVLKTKKKETFDNTLKDWEKELKVKRYKENINI